A region of Thermobifida halotolerans DNA encodes the following proteins:
- a CDS encoding DUF3054 domain-containing protein codes for MRSLPAAVVDAAVVVLFVLIGRSSHGEANALLGVLTTLWPFAASLTLGWLVTRAWQLPAAPIRTGLGVWAITVAGGMALRALSGGGIAVPFIVVASLFLATGLIGWRAVATWLLSRRTTPASR; via the coding sequence ATGCGTTCTCTTCCGGCCGCTGTTGTCGACGCCGCCGTGGTCGTGCTGTTCGTGCTGATCGGACGGTCCAGTCACGGCGAGGCCAACGCACTGCTCGGCGTCCTCACCACCCTGTGGCCGTTCGCCGCGTCCCTCACGCTGGGCTGGCTGGTGACCCGGGCGTGGCAACTGCCCGCCGCACCGATCCGCACCGGCCTGGGGGTGTGGGCGATCACCGTCGCGGGGGGCATGGCGCTGCGCGCCCTGTCCGGCGGCGGAATCGCCGTGCCGTTCATCGTGGTCGCGTCGCTGTTCCTCGCCACCGGCCTCATCGGCTGGCGAGCCGTGGCCACCTGGCTGCTGTCGCGCCGCACCACCCCCGCCTCTCGGTGA
- a CDS encoding S1 family peptidase produces the protein MVATALTASATPASADRHDALKRDLGLTDSEVARLRTAETEAMDREAELRDTLGSDFGGVHLDAASGELTIAVTDPEAVPTVERAGANAEVVTFGESALNGFVDSLNSVADQADEQVTGWYADIADDSVVITVREGGTAAAEALVARAGVDERAVRVTKSDERPQLFTDIIGGNPYYFDGYRCSIGFSVRRGSESGFATAGHCGEEGTETSDPEGTVAGAYFPGRDMGWVRITDADTVTPLVNRYNGENVTVAGSREAATGSSVCRSGSTTGWRCGTIRSKNQTVRYIEGTVTGLTRTTACAEGGDSGGPWLTGSQGQGVTSGGSGNCTLGGVTYFQPLNPLLSHFDLDLVTG, from the coding sequence TCAAGCGGGACCTCGGCCTGACCGACTCCGAGGTCGCACGGCTGCGCACGGCCGAGACCGAGGCGATGGACCGCGAAGCGGAACTGCGCGACACTCTCGGCTCCGACTTCGGCGGCGTCCACCTCGACGCGGCCAGCGGGGAACTCACCATCGCGGTGACCGACCCCGAAGCCGTGCCCACCGTCGAGCGGGCCGGAGCCAACGCCGAGGTCGTCACCTTCGGCGAGTCCGCCCTCAACGGCTTCGTGGACTCCCTCAACTCGGTCGCCGACCAGGCGGACGAACAGGTCACCGGCTGGTACGCCGACATCGCCGACGACTCGGTGGTCATCACCGTGCGGGAGGGCGGCACCGCCGCGGCCGAGGCCCTGGTGGCCCGGGCCGGAGTCGACGAACGGGCGGTCCGCGTCACCAAGAGCGACGAGCGGCCGCAACTGTTCACCGACATCATCGGCGGCAACCCGTACTACTTCGACGGCTACCGCTGCTCCATCGGCTTCTCGGTCCGCCGCGGTTCGGAGTCCGGTTTCGCCACCGCCGGGCACTGCGGCGAAGAAGGCACCGAGACCAGCGATCCCGAGGGAACCGTCGCCGGGGCGTACTTCCCCGGACGCGACATGGGGTGGGTGCGCATCACCGACGCCGACACCGTCACCCCCCTCGTCAACCGCTACAACGGGGAGAACGTGACCGTCGCCGGATCGCGGGAGGCCGCCACCGGCTCCTCCGTCTGCCGCTCCGGCTCCACCACCGGGTGGCGCTGCGGCACCATCAGGTCCAAGAACCAGACCGTCCGCTACATCGAGGGCACGGTCACCGGTCTGACCCGCACCACCGCCTGCGCGGAGGGCGGCGACTCCGGCGGCCCCTGGCTCACCGGCTCCCAGGGCCAGGGCGTGACGTCGGGCGGCTCCGGCAACTGCACTCTGGGCGGCGTCACCTACTTCCAGCCGCTCAACCCGCTCCTGTCCCACTTCGACCTGGACCTGGTCACCGGTTGA